The Nerophis lumbriciformis linkage group LG05, RoL_Nlum_v2.1, whole genome shotgun sequence genome contains a region encoding:
- the LOC133606103 gene encoding UPF0606 protein KIAA1549, with the protein MDLVIPVPPKTQAGTRLEPRTSKCLLFQLLTVMLVSMATSTSPLEDGSDWNRTAVSLPRPSSLPSSSSLPLQLGHPAANPESGYHRNSGSQSEDSGAQGIHLLLRPPDLLSPSLTPPFSPHNQPTLSPPPQWDTGNSLEEAWGSGDYVETLSFVVPDGEELALATPLPSHPYDDDDVEDWVSYETVLPPRPTPPLHSRVLLSPSSTTPSIPPHTQPTHPNVFSNWDDDYDPEDLAPLQPTELLLPDMNSLEYYTNLLAKERVREGSKEGSQEGQVLSEPFVTPIVTHNQTQAPPSLSSGLPPSREPEHPLANPTPGLPLSPSLTREEESRSVTPSAPPLAPDRKDHFPPIMKHPPSSNSTSRLRPPPQFGPPTHLDRPVEVTDKPEKTTTHTSTTQRTAISLTRAPPVTTPKVAQTPASKQYLCNVTRPELYLVRVGGTRGSVAGFTLVRDLLRREFNRSVELQFLRTPSSFAFRVVSGPLIYTAISVINALRRPPRFSGPVPVVSALYTVPDIRYQVHTVLQFVPSHVDVRVCNFSERVEMGLVMAYRETRRRSLEPGGVSVQLLNITLSSARPVVEQKVPVDITFAVRDGRGYLLGSEVSQHLWKLSLVEFSFYVGFPALQIAEPFHYPELNTTHHLRSTWVRTVLLGVENQLSSERSFKARVERRLALLLEEGLGASSRRRWRRATAVGNNSLQVVRLARLSGPERPLEVLYFVEGPGGTRVPAEVTAETLNSLDLQRAAIVLGHQVQRPLAQPVETKSLPPSETQSSSIWLIVGVIVPVFLAVFIIIILYWKLCGSEKLEFQPDAINTIQQRQKLQGSSVKGFDFAKLHLGQHSKDDIMVIQESGPLPVPTKEATPSDGGDLNTPKSKGSSTKTARTSRRHRGRTSPSDADSLGSDQSSGRESAEESTRPVATPIEAKQQRKPPKNGGPDELLSSSSIFEHVDRLSRGSSDGARRPASKVQLIAMQPRPSPPSTQPSPSLTEKVNTKVALRHKSEMEHHRNKLRQRAKRRGQCDFPSMDDIMDAFGDGPVQTEVAQRLYSSAHDHMDCILQGDTPSPPRGRRSPRGRRAQQGPGSLPDTDQDRLLLDQGATYRKYPGLNNVAYMSDPDLPPDNGSPSPTDELFDPAPVPPPYMPPQPSIEEARQQMHSLLDDAFALVSPSSQGSAGLSGVSPALPGPSPQGGPLGRQWGSYPAGPTHSPLSARYAELGVSPTSGQGGHGHLQRQDSGGFVTAGDQLQEPLYSSRGQYKELPSSSRPRPVGGSAGVQLHQLTQVGLSSQIGAYPGVGRSASGPTGSCWHQQHSDQDLSRAGGSRENVLSFPDFSSSSVFQMPSSSLRDVSAPPLLLTSPTPEYLPEDASPSAHSSASLIKAIREELRRLAHKQAVTSYP; encoded by the exons ATGGACCTTGTCATCCCAGTACCACCCAAGACCCAGGCTGGGACCAGGCTGGAACCCAGAACCTCTAAGTGTCTCCTTTTCCAGCTGCTCACCGTGATGCTGGTTTCCATGGCGACCTCCACTTCTCCTCTTGAAG ATGGGTCGGACTGGAACAGAACAGCAGTGTCTTTGCCACGTCCTTCATCCCTCCCTTCATCTTCTTCACTACCCCTCCAACTCGGACACCCAGCAGCTAATCCAGAGTCTGGTTACCATCGTAACAGTGGCAGTCAATCAGAGGATTCAGGTGCTCAGGGAATCCACCTCCTCCTCAGACCCCCAGACCTCCTCTCCCCCAGCTTGACTCCCCCCTTCTCCCCTCACAACCAGCCTACCCTGAGCCCCCCTCCCCAATGGGATACGGGAAACTCGCTAGAGGAGGCCTGGGGTTCTGGAGACTACGTGGAGACGTTGTCCTTTGTGGTTCCTGATGGGGAGGAGCTAGCACTAGCCACGCCTCTGCCAAGCCACCCCTACGATGATGACGATGTTGAGGACTGGGTGTCCTATGAGACCGTGTTACCCCCGCGCCCAACTCCACCACTTCACTCTCGTGTTCTCCTATCCCCCTCTTCCACCACTCCCAGCATACCTCCGCACACACAGCCCACGCACCCGAATGTCTTCTCCAACTGGGATGACGACTATGACCCAGAGGACTTGGCGCCGCTTCAGCCGACAGAATTGCTGCTGCCTGACATGAACAGTTTGGAATACTATACCAACCTGTTGGCGAAGGAACGGGTGAGGGAAGGTTCTAAAGAGGGTTCACAGGAAGGCCAGGTATTGTCTGAACCCTTTGTCACTCCAATAGTAACCCACAACCAAACCCAAGCTCCTCCATCTTTAAGTTCTGGTCTTCCTCCTTCGAGGGAGCCTGAACATCCCCTAGCCAACCCTACTCCTGGGCTCCCCCTCTCACCATCCCTCACGCGAGAGGAAGAGTCTCGATCAGTGACGCCCTCTGCTCCTCCTCTTGCTCCAGATCGAAAAGACCACTTCCCACCAATTATGAAACACCCTCCTAGTTCTAACTCTACCAGTCGACTGCGCCCGCCTCCCCAATTTGGACCCCCCACTCATCTTGATAGACCTGTAGAGGTTACTGACAAGCCAGAGAAGACCACCACTCATACCTCTACCACGCAGAGGACAGCCATCAGCTTGACGAGAGCGCCGCCGGTGACCACGCCAAAGGTAGCCCAGACACCCGCCAGCAAACAGTACCTGTGCAACGTCACCAGGCCGGAGTTGTATTTGGTCAGAGTAG GTGGTACCAGAGGCTCAGTGGCAGGTTTCACTCTGGTCCGGGATCTTTTAAGGAGAGAATTTAACCGATCAGTGGAGCTTCAG TTCTTGAGAACTCCTTCCAGTTTTGCCTTCCGTGTTGTGTCCGGTCCTTTGATATACACCGCCATTTCAGTCATCAATGCCCTCCGCCGACCACCACGCTTCTCAGGCCCGGTTCCCGTCGTGTCAGCCCTCTACACCGTGCCTGACATCAGGTACCAGGTCCACACAGTGTTGCAGTTTGTTCCATCTCACGTCGACGTCAGAGTCTGCAACTTCAGCGAGCGTGTCGAGATGGGCCTTGTGATGGCATACAGGGAGACTCGGCGACGCTCTTTGGAGCCTGGCGGCGTCAGCGTCCAG CTGCTGAACATCACGCTCAGCTCAGCAAGGCCAGTGGTTGAGCAGAAAGTTCCTGTCGACATTACCTTTGCGGTTCGCGATGGCCGGGGCTACCTCTTGGGGTCAGAGGTCAGCCAACACCTGTGGAAGCTGAGCCTGGTCGAGTTCAGTTTCTATGTCGGGTTTCCCGCTCTGCAGATCGCTGAAC CGTTTCATTACCCTGAACTCAACACCACCCATCACCTGCGATCCACGTGGGTCCGCACAG TCCTCCTGGGTGTCGAAAACCAGCTATCGTCTGAGCGAAGTTTCAAAGCTCGTGTGGAGCGGCGCTTGGCCTTACTGCTTGAGGAAGGACTGGGAGCGTCCAGCAGAAGGCGCTGGAGGAGGGCCACTGCTGTTGGCAACAACAGCCTGCAG GTGGTCCGGCTGGCCAGGCTGTCTGGGCCGGAGCGCCCTCTCGaggttttgtattttgtagagGGCCCGGGAGGCACACGGGTCCCAGCAGAGGTGACAGCTGAAACCCTGAATAGTTTAGACCTCCAGAGAGCGGCCATCGTCCTTGGACACCAAGTTCAGAGACCACTGGCCCAAC CTGTAGAGACCAAGTCCCTGCCGCCATCTGAGACCCAAAGCAGTAGTATTTGGCTGATCGTTGGTGTCATTGTCCCGGTCTTTCTGGCCGTctttatcatcatcatcctctACTGGAAACTGTGTGGCTCAGAGAAACTGGAGTTTCAGCCAGACGCCATCAACACCATCCAGCAGAGGCAGAAG CTTCAGGGCTCCAGTGTGAAAGGCTTCGACTTCGCCAAACTTCACCTGGGCCAGCACAGTAAAGACGACATCATGGTGATCCAGGAGTCGGGACCGCTGCCCGTACCCACGAAAGAGGCCACACCATCTGATGGCGGTGACCTCAACACTCCAAAATCAAAAGGGTCCTCCACCAAAACTGCCAGAACCAGCCGTCGCCACCGCGGAAG GACCAGCCCATCAGACGCGGACTCGTTAGGCAGTGACCAATCCAGCGGCAGAGAGTCCGCAGAGGAGAGTACTCGCCCTGTAGCCACACCTATCGAGGCCAAGCAGCAGAGGAAGCCGCCCAAAAATG GCGGTCCAGACGAACTTTTGTCTTCGTCCTCCATCTTTGAACACGTGGATCGTCTTTCCCGCGGCTCGTCTGACGGCGCGCGGCGGCCAGCTAGCAAGGTGCAGCTCATCGCCATGCAGCCGCGTCCGAGCCCGCCGTCGACACAGCCCAGCCCCTCCCTCACTGAAAAGGTCAACACCAAG GTGGCGCTGCGACACAAGTCGGAGATGGAGCACCATAGGAACAAACTGAGGCAGCGTGCCAAGAGGCGGGGCCAGTGTGATTTCCCGTCCATGGATGACATCATGGACGCTTTTGGAGACGGTCCGGTGCAGACCGAGGTGGCTCAGCGTCTCTATAGCTCCGCCCATGACCATATGGACTGCATACTACAGGGGGACACTCCGTCCCCTCCGAG AGGGAGGCGCTCTCCTCGGGGTCGGCGGGCTCAGCAGGGACCAGGAAGTCTTCCTGATACTGACCAGGATCGGCTGCTTTTAGACCAGGGCGCCACCTACAGGAAGTACCCTGGACTCAACAACGTAGCCTACATG TCTGACCCGGACCTGCCCCCGGATAACGGGAGCCCGTCTCCCACTGATGAGTTGTTTGACCCCGCCCCAGTCCCGCCCCCTTACATGCCACCGCAGCCATCCATCGAGGAAGCCCGGCAGCAAATGCACTCGCTCCTGGACGACGCCTTCGCTCTGGTGTCGCCGTCCTCGCAAGGCAGTGCCGGGCTAAGCGGCGTAAGCCCCGCCCTCCCTGGCCCGTCCCCACAGGGCGGCCCACTGGGCAGGCAGTGGGGCTCCTACCCAGCCGGCCCCACCCACAGCCCTCTCTCTGCT AGATACGCTGAGCTCGGGGTTTCTCCGACCTCAGGTCAGGGAGGCCATGGTCATCTGCAGAG GCAGGACTCAGGCGGCTTTGTTACCGCTGGAGACCAGCTGCAGGAGCCCCTTTACTCCAGCAGGGGGCAGTACAAAGAGCTGCCCTCATCCTCCAGACCGCGCCCTGTAGGGGGCAGCGCAG